One Antarctobacter heliothermus DNA segment encodes these proteins:
- a CDS encoding BufA1 family periplasmic bufferin-type metallophore: protein MSTTLKTAALVGIVAAAVSASGVQAMEQEKCFGVSLAGENDCAAGPGTTCAGTSTVDYQGNAWTLVEAGTCADIELPAMADGDARMGSLEALERDLPEA, encoded by the coding sequence ATGTCCACCACTCTCAAGACCGCCGCCCTTGTTGGCATCGTCGCCGCAGCAGTGTCCGCATCGGGCGTTCAGGCCATGGAACAGGAAAAATGCTTTGGCGTCAGCCTCGCCGGTGAAAACGATTGCGCCGCAGGCCCCGGCACCACCTGCGCCGGCACCTCGACCGTAGACTACCAAGGCAACGCCTGGACCCTCGTCGAAGCCGGCACCTGCGCCGACATCGAACTGCCCGCAATGGCAGACGGTGACGCGCGGATGGGCTCGCTCGAGGCGCTTGAGCGCGATCTGCCCGAGGCCTGA